One Lacipirellulaceae bacterium DNA window includes the following coding sequences:
- a CDS encoding sulfotransferase translates to MSEQQSKPSQADEKGLSYGNFADPIGLVWRMLIEGGRIGRSTLAIEALSKIVTPLDWMLSGKEQRLRKEAAASDLPIVLIVGPPRSGTTLLYQVLANHWEVSYFTNCNAMFPRSPVMAAKLFEKSFVPPASKKQGTKYNSLYGNTAGLRGPNDGFHIWNQFFGEDRYDIPERLSDELQTEMQRLFAAWLEITKRPLLNKNNRNTVCCATIANALPNARFVIVERRPWFVAQSLIKARKWVQGSKKLGWGLGAESVQQGTDHLAYVEAVCKQVANHQKQLHIQMQAIQPERVLYTTYESFCSDPAEFVEQAMAWLPEISMRDGRTLESLSPFRCSDKWSLPAETVDRIQSLLPESIDGKAEVPRPHFSQATEVARREPPRP, encoded by the coding sequence ATGAGTGAGCAGCAAAGCAAGCCGTCGCAAGCCGATGAAAAAGGCCTTAGTTACGGCAATTTTGCCGATCCCATAGGTTTGGTCTGGCGAATGTTGATCGAGGGGGGCCGTATCGGTCGCTCGACGCTTGCCATTGAAGCACTTTCGAAAATCGTGACTCCGCTCGATTGGATGCTCTCAGGAAAAGAGCAACGCCTCCGCAAAGAGGCGGCCGCTTCCGATCTTCCAATTGTGCTGATCGTCGGACCGCCCCGCAGTGGAACGACACTCCTTTATCAGGTGCTCGCGAACCACTGGGAAGTGAGCTACTTCACCAATTGCAACGCCATGTTCCCGCGTAGTCCGGTGATGGCGGCGAAGCTCTTCGAGAAAAGTTTCGTTCCCCCAGCAAGCAAGAAACAGGGGACTAAGTACAATAGTCTTTATGGGAACACGGCGGGACTTCGAGGCCCCAACGACGGATTTCACATCTGGAATCAGTTCTTTGGCGAAGATCGCTATGACATTCCCGAACGGTTATCCGACGAGCTTCAAACAGAAATGCAACGGCTCTTTGCGGCTTGGTTAGAGATTACCAAGAGGCCGTTGCTGAACAAGAATAATCGCAATACCGTCTGTTGTGCGACGATCGCCAATGCGCTGCCCAACGCACGTTTTGTGATCGTCGAGCGTCGGCCTTGGTTTGTAGCACAGTCGTTGATCAAAGCACGGAAGTGGGTCCAGGGAAGTAAAAAGCTTGGCTGGGGGCTGGGTGCTGAGTCCGTCCAACAGGGGACCGACCACCTGGCCTATGTTGAAGCAGTTTGCAAACAAGTCGCCAACCATCAGAAACAGCTACATATTCAGATGCAAGCGATTCAGCCAGAGCGAGTTCTCTACACCACCTACGAGTCCTTCTGCTCAGATCCTGCAGAATTCGTTGAGCAAGCAATGGCTTGGTTGCCAGAGATAAGCATGCGTGACGGCCGTACCTTGGAATCGCTCTCACCTTTTAGGTGCTCAGATAAGTGGTCACTGCCGGCTGAAACGGTTGACCGCATCCAATCACTCCTGCCAGAGTCGATTGATGGAAAAGCTGAAGTCCCCAGACCACATTTCTCCCAAGCGACAGAAGTAGCGAGAAGGGAGCCTCCTCGCCCTTGA
- a CDS encoding polysaccharide deacetylase family protein, with protein sequence MPKRLASLSLDLDNKWSYMKTHGDAGWEAFPSYLDVVVPRVLKFLEQRNLKITFFVVGQDAALPENTKALRSLADAGHEIGNHSFHHEPWLHLYSPEQIEEELQRAEEAIEAATGQRPTGFRGPGFSFSQQLLQTLSKRGYEYDGSTFPTFLGPLARLYYFFTSDLTPEEKADRKQLFGKFSEGFRSLKPYRWPGILPELLEIPVTTMPLFKVPIHVSYLLYLGQYSQVLAMTHFRLALRLCQLARVEPSLLLHPLDFMGKEDDSDLAFFPAMGRSAKEKIELVGKAVDLMASRWQVVTMRDHAQAILSRQSSNVTKHASKLSNATEAASP encoded by the coding sequence ATGCCTAAACGTCTCGCCAGCCTCTCGCTCGACCTCGATAATAAGTGGTCGTATATGAAAACCCACGGCGACGCTGGTTGGGAAGCGTTTCCGTCGTATCTCGACGTCGTCGTGCCACGAGTGCTAAAGTTTCTAGAACAGAGGAACCTCAAGATCACCTTCTTCGTGGTCGGGCAAGATGCTGCTCTGCCAGAAAACACCAAGGCGTTGCGGTCGCTCGCCGATGCAGGGCACGAAATTGGAAATCACTCGTTTCACCACGAGCCATGGCTCCACCTCTATTCGCCAGAGCAGATTGAGGAAGAGTTACAACGGGCAGAAGAAGCGATCGAGGCAGCAACAGGGCAACGACCAACCGGTTTCCGCGGCCCCGGCTTTAGCTTCTCCCAGCAACTCCTGCAGACGCTCTCGAAGCGAGGTTACGAATATGACGGTTCGACGTTTCCCACCTTTCTCGGGCCACTCGCTCGCTTGTACTACTTCTTCACTTCAGATCTGACGCCTGAGGAGAAAGCTGACCGCAAGCAGCTCTTCGGAAAGTTCAGCGAGGGTTTCCGCTCGCTCAAACCTTATCGATGGCCCGGCATCCTGCCGGAATTGCTCGAGATTCCTGTCACGACGATGCCCCTGTTCAAGGTGCCCATCCACGTTAGTTACTTGCTTTACCTTGGGCAGTACTCGCAAGTCCTGGCGATGACGCATTTCCGCCTGGCACTACGACTTTGCCAACTAGCACGGGTTGAACCTTCGCTACTGTTGCATCCTTTGGATTTCATGGGGAAGGAAGACGATAGCGACTTGGCGTTCTTTCCCGCCATGGGGAGATCCGCCAAAGAGAAAATCGAACTGGTCGGTAAGGCGGTCGACCTGATGGCTTCGCGTTGGCAAGTCGTGACTATGCGTGATCATGCGCAGGCAATCCTTTCACGACAATCGTCGAACGTGACAAAGCATGCCTCGAAATTGTCGAACGCAACCGAGGCGGCTTCACCATGA
- a CDS encoding DUF1559 domain-containing protein, translated as MSAPLVQRSERSSSRLGFTLVELLVVIAIIGALVGLLLPAVQAAREASRRSQCMSQLREIGLAIQNYESAKGRFPSGRNRTDQFGVSWAHSLLPYLEQQAIHDAYVPSERVDSAANAAAMRTPIPVYACPTRRPAAADRDFDNDDTPSLLLASAVLGDYAANAGFEEDMGMEDNDFANGGLNLTLAGPIFSGSRIAARQVTDGLSNTLAIGERHIPPPRSDWETGRIHARQGDTCFLASDNLKTVMRGTEDGLATGPDDDDNEVFGSLHPGVTLFVFLDGHAEALSSTSRSSASGVNPGNVEDIRIDDEWLWLGALSTVAGAEVLQQ; from the coding sequence ATGAGTGCCCCTCTCGTACAACGTAGCGAGCGATCTTCCTCCCGCCTCGGTTTCACATTAGTCGAACTACTCGTTGTCATCGCAATCATTGGTGCACTCGTCGGTTTGTTGCTCCCTGCCGTTCAAGCTGCCCGCGAAGCTTCCCGCCGTTCACAATGCATGTCGCAGCTTCGCGAGATCGGTCTAGCGATCCAGAATTATGAAAGTGCCAAGGGGAGATTTCCCAGCGGAAGAAATCGCACGGATCAATTTGGAGTCTCTTGGGCACATTCGCTTCTCCCTTACCTTGAGCAACAAGCAATACACGACGCTTATGTGCCGAGCGAGCGAGTTGACTCCGCTGCGAACGCCGCAGCCATGCGAACGCCTATTCCCGTTTACGCTTGCCCAACCCGTCGGCCTGCGGCGGCTGATCGTGACTTTGACAACGATGACACTCCCTCGCTCCTGCTCGCATCCGCCGTGCTCGGGGACTACGCGGCCAACGCTGGCTTCGAGGAAGACATGGGCATGGAGGACAATGACTTCGCCAACGGGGGGCTCAACCTCACTCTTGCGGGACCTATCTTCAGCGGCTCACGAATCGCTGCACGCCAAGTGACTGATGGCCTTTCAAACACTTTGGCCATCGGCGAACGCCACATCCCACCGCCGCGGTCGGATTGGGAAACCGGCCGAATCCATGCACGCCAGGGTGACACTTGCTTCCTGGCCTCCGACAATTTGAAGACCGTGATGCGGGGGACTGAGGACGGCTTGGCGACTGGTCCTGACGATGACGACAACGAAGTCTTCGGCAGTTTGCACCCCGGTGTTACGTTGTTCGTCTTTCTCGATGGGCATGCCGAAGCGCTCTCTTCGACGAGCCGTAGCTCAGCGTCAGGAGTGAACCCCGGGAATGTTGAGGACATTCGTATCGACGACGAGTGGCTCTGGCTGGGGGCGCTGAGTACCGTGGCAGGTGCGGAAGTCTTGCAGCAGTGA
- a CDS encoding glycosyltransferase family 39 protein: MIDRSKNADFSVNGSLRNLLAISLVLIVAFALRAYRLDHQSYSMDEVIELSIASLPISDIVVEPDGFPPLYHLVLKAWVTVWGSEHASRWLSVLVGCLTVFFTYQLGKRIANFTVGLAAAATLAVSPLHIYFSQETRAYATYISLVSLALYLFFAAWKSNKPLYWIGFGVAITASVYTHYYSALLAAFLGLAFLASRPPLRDKARGLVALSLAACACAPAVLLMRGDHSFQTEGCMYTPFNWQGWGYTVFTSLGGFSLGPSPSEMHAAEQSEIISQSLPWIALLGIAAGWLGWHGFLRIQKLPKGWTLILLALLAAPMIGMIGETAGVGYKVRYVSWTIVPLSVLLGAGAVAGLKFSRGAGILAISLFLSVQAYAIYQRQHVPRYANEDIRALAATLNSGDYTPGPVFVVSDYMIGPVKYYLNGTLIHQEDSEKAWQVYELPKSEQGRASFLEDEAVERAFERISQRVAQDVFWLIYTRSYHGDPEGLFLEAFEERFEVINRIDSTGALLIRARRTNQQRDAQSALHTTGSEKR; this comes from the coding sequence TTGATCGATCGTTCTAAGAACGCAGATTTTTCGGTGAATGGGAGTCTTCGAAATCTTCTAGCAATCAGCCTGGTTCTGATTGTCGCATTCGCATTACGCGCTTACCGGCTCGACCATCAAAGCTACAGCATGGATGAAGTGATCGAGCTTTCGATCGCGAGCTTGCCAATATCCGACATAGTCGTCGAGCCCGACGGCTTTCCGCCCTTGTATCACTTGGTGCTCAAGGCTTGGGTTACCGTATGGGGATCTGAACACGCCAGCCGCTGGTTGTCTGTCCTTGTCGGATGCTTGACTGTCTTCTTCACCTACCAACTAGGCAAACGAATCGCCAACTTCACCGTCGGCTTAGCCGCCGCCGCAACGCTTGCGGTTTCGCCACTGCACATCTATTTCTCACAAGAAACTAGAGCCTACGCGACCTACATTTCGCTTGTCTCGCTAGCCTTGTACCTCTTTTTTGCAGCCTGGAAATCAAACAAGCCGCTGTACTGGATCGGCTTTGGCGTGGCGATCACTGCATCGGTTTACACGCACTATTATTCCGCTCTGCTGGCGGCATTCTTAGGACTGGCGTTTCTCGCTAGTCGACCGCCCTTGAGAGACAAGGCAAGAGGCTTAGTGGCTCTGTCTCTGGCGGCATGTGCATGTGCGCCGGCCGTGCTCTTAATGCGTGGCGACCACAGCTTTCAGACGGAAGGATGCATGTACACGCCCTTCAACTGGCAAGGCTGGGGCTATACGGTCTTCACTTCCCTGGGGGGATTCTCTCTCGGACCTTCTCCTAGCGAGATGCACGCCGCAGAGCAGAGCGAAATCATCAGTCAATCGCTTCCTTGGATTGCCTTGTTAGGTATCGCGGCTGGATGGCTCGGTTGGCATGGTTTCCTGCGAATTCAGAAACTGCCCAAAGGCTGGACATTGATACTACTCGCCCTACTTGCTGCGCCAATGATCGGCATGATTGGAGAAACCGCAGGTGTCGGCTACAAGGTGCGATACGTCAGTTGGACGATTGTTCCGCTGAGTGTTTTGCTCGGGGCTGGTGCCGTCGCCGGTCTGAAGTTCTCTCGCGGTGCAGGGATCCTTGCCATTTCACTCTTCTTGAGTGTTCAGGCCTACGCGATCTATCAACGTCAACACGTCCCCCGTTACGCGAACGAAGATATTCGTGCTTTAGCCGCGACGCTTAACTCAGGCGATTACACTCCCGGCCCTGTGTTTGTCGTCTCCGACTATATGATTGGACCCGTGAAGTATTATCTCAACGGCACGCTGATCCATCAGGAAGATTCGGAGAAAGCTTGGCAGGTTTATGAGTTGCCCAAGTCCGAACAGGGTCGAGCGTCGTTCCTAGAGGACGAGGCCGTAGAGCGGGCTTTTGAGAGGATTAGCCAACGAGTGGCACAAGACGTCTTTTGGCTCATTTACACACGTAGCTATCACGGCGACCCCGAAGGACTCTTTCTGGAAGCATTTGAAGAGAGGTTTGAAGTGATCAACAGAATCGACTCTACTGGTGCATTACTAATACGCGCGAGAAGGACTAATCAACAAAGAGACGCGCAGTCAGCATTACATACAACGGGATCCGAAAAGAGATGA
- a CDS encoding acyltransferase, whose product MSDISPSFVHPTAIVEDGVRLGSGTSVWDSVHIRRDAVLGDECIVGGKSTIAYEVKIGHRVKINSMVYICYGVTIEDGVMISAGTIFTNDVFPRATTPDLQQLRGSDPDEETQETLVAEGATIGAGCIIGSNLRIGRFAMVGMGSVVTRDIEDFHLVVGNPARSVGCVCRCGQPLLKWPEGVPSGEVDSVCGKCAREYVIIDGKVSEQQPSGVS is encoded by the coding sequence ATGTCAGACATTTCTCCATCGTTCGTTCACCCTACCGCGATTGTTGAGGATGGGGTGCGTCTTGGCAGTGGCACGAGCGTCTGGGACTCGGTGCATATTCGTCGAGACGCCGTTCTGGGCGACGAGTGCATCGTGGGCGGAAAGTCGACGATCGCCTACGAAGTGAAGATCGGCCATCGGGTGAAAATCAACTCGATGGTTTACATCTGCTACGGCGTCACGATAGAAGATGGGGTGATGATTTCAGCCGGTACGATTTTTACAAACGATGTTTTCCCTCGCGCAACGACCCCCGACCTCCAGCAGCTTCGCGGCTCTGACCCAGACGAAGAAACGCAAGAAACCCTGGTTGCCGAAGGTGCGACTATTGGTGCGGGCTGCATCATTGGGAGCAATCTACGCATCGGGAGATTTGCGATGGTTGGCATGGGGAGCGTGGTAACTCGTGACATTGAAGATTTCCATTTGGTCGTGGGCAACCCGGCCCGCTCGGTCGGGTGCGTTTGTCGTTGTGGTCAGCCGTTGCTGAAGTGGCCCGAGGGCGTTCCAAGCGGAGAAGTTGATTCTGTATGCGGAAAGTGCGCTCGGGAATATGTCATCATCGATGGCAAGGTCAGTGAGCAGCAGCCCAGCGGGGTGAGTTGA
- a CDS encoding glycosyltransferase family 2 protein: MALSATIPDKSSNAAGSHADAAAEYAVSVVVPIYNERECLDAMLESLVDLQEECGEAYDFEFLLIDDGSSDGTSQMLSERAESRANFRVIHHEQNLGIAAAIQTGIHNASREIVASIDADGSYDPSLLGSMVPLLTEGVDVVTASPYHPEGAVEGVSAWRIGLSKVASRLYRVATGRKLFCATSCFRIYRRSSVIDCPPKNRGYVGVAELLWNVQHAGGAVVEHPATLRVRTAGQSKMKIAKAARGHLRLMGSIVKQRMMKR, encoded by the coding sequence ATGGCTCTCTCGGCAACCATCCCTGATAAATCTTCGAACGCGGCAGGTTCACATGCTGACGCGGCTGCAGAGTATGCAGTCTCGGTGGTGGTGCCGATCTATAACGAACGTGAGTGCCTCGATGCGATGTTGGAATCCCTCGTGGATCTCCAGGAAGAATGCGGCGAAGCCTACGACTTCGAGTTTCTACTTATCGACGACGGAAGTAGCGACGGCACGAGCCAGATGCTCAGCGAAAGAGCAGAGAGTCGTGCAAACTTTCGTGTCATCCATCACGAACAGAACCTAGGCATTGCCGCGGCGATCCAAACTGGAATTCACAATGCCAGCCGCGAGATCGTGGCCTCGATCGATGCGGATGGCTCCTACGACCCGAGCTTGCTTGGCTCCATGGTTCCGCTGCTAACCGAGGGGGTCGATGTCGTGACAGCCTCTCCGTACCACCCGGAAGGGGCGGTCGAAGGCGTTTCTGCCTGGCGGATTGGGCTCTCCAAAGTCGCTTCGCGGCTCTATCGAGTTGCTACAGGCCGGAAGCTCTTCTGCGCAACGAGCTGCTTCCGCATCTATCGCCGGTCGTCGGTGATCGACTGTCCGCCTAAGAATCGTGGATATGTGGGCGTGGCTGAATTATTGTGGAATGTTCAACATGCTGGCGGAGCCGTCGTTGAGCATCCGGCAACTTTGCGTGTGCGAACGGCCGGCCAATCGAAAATGAAAATCGCCAAGGCAGCCCGTGGGCATTTAAGGCTTATGGGCAGCATTGTGAAACAGAGGATGATGAAAAGGTAA
- a CDS encoding NAD(P)/FAD-dependent oxidoreductase, with product MSTDQSRDFPSRKWAVIGGGMLGLTTARGLAEAGQQVTLYESAPEIGGLAGAWQLGDCTWDRHYHVTLLSDLRIRALLAELGLEEEMRWVETKTGFFTDGKLYSMSSTPEFLKFPPLRLIDKLRLGGTIFMASKRKDWQALEKVPVADWLSKWSGRRTFEKIWLPLLKAKLGETYQRCSASFIWATIARMYKARQSGLKKEMFGYVPGGYARILERFAASLEMRSVELRTSSPIKRITTEGAAKVQVETEEGIQEYDRVVLTTPSSLIPKLCPQLSHEEQEQHEAIEYLGILCPSVVLKKPLAEYYVTNITDSGIPFTAVIEMTTLVDTAEFGGNSLVYLPRYAAHDDEAWGWSDEQIEEKFLSALDKMYPDFSREDVLAFRVSRAKHVMALPTLEYSTKLPPMKTSVPNVFAVNSAHIVKGTLNVNEVVELAEAALEEVLLPSLNHEHLSAENSTFPKTEKNRHKPALSHG from the coding sequence ATGTCAACCGACCAATCAAGAGATTTCCCAAGCAGAAAATGGGCAGTCATCGGCGGCGGCATGCTGGGCCTTACCACCGCTCGCGGCTTAGCCGAGGCAGGTCAGCAAGTCACCCTCTACGAATCCGCCCCCGAAATCGGCGGCTTAGCCGGTGCCTGGCAACTAGGCGATTGCACGTGGGACCGGCATTACCACGTGACTTTGCTTTCAGATCTTCGAATTAGAGCTTTGCTCGCGGAACTTGGCCTGGAAGAAGAGATGCGTTGGGTCGAAACAAAGACCGGCTTCTTCACCGACGGCAAGCTCTACTCGATGTCGAGTACCCCTGAGTTTTTGAAGTTTCCGCCGTTGCGTTTGATCGACAAACTACGACTTGGCGGCACGATCTTTATGGCTTCCAAGCGTAAGGATTGGCAAGCGTTAGAGAAAGTCCCAGTTGCCGATTGGCTTTCGAAGTGGTCGGGCCGACGCACCTTTGAGAAGATTTGGCTGCCACTGCTGAAAGCAAAGCTCGGTGAAACCTACCAGCGTTGCTCAGCCTCGTTCATTTGGGCAACGATTGCTCGCATGTATAAAGCACGGCAGAGTGGTCTAAAAAAGGAAATGTTCGGTTACGTCCCCGGAGGATACGCCAGAATCCTAGAACGTTTCGCGGCTTCGCTTGAGATGCGCAGCGTCGAGTTGCGAACAAGTTCCCCCATCAAGAGAATCACGACCGAAGGTGCTGCCAAGGTTCAAGTCGAAACCGAGGAAGGCATACAGGAGTATGATCGTGTCGTTTTGACAACGCCTTCATCGCTCATTCCAAAGCTGTGCCCGCAGCTATCGCATGAAGAGCAAGAACAGCACGAAGCAATCGAGTACCTGGGTATCCTTTGTCCTTCAGTCGTATTGAAGAAGCCGCTCGCCGAGTATTACGTAACCAACATTACCGACTCGGGCATTCCCTTTACAGCAGTCATCGAGATGACGACTCTGGTCGACACCGCGGAATTCGGCGGCAACTCGCTTGTTTACCTTCCACGCTACGCGGCGCACGACGACGAGGCCTGGGGATGGAGCGACGAACAGATCGAGGAGAAGTTTCTCTCGGCGCTTGATAAGATGTATCCTGATTTCAGTCGCGAAGATGTTCTGGCGTTTCGCGTTTCGCGAGCAAAACACGTCATGGCGTTACCAACACTTGAATACTCGACGAAGCTACCGCCCATGAAAACGAGCGTACCCAACGTCTTTGCCGTGAACTCAGCACACATCGTCAAAGGCACACTGAACGTCAACGAAGTCGTCGAACTCGCCGAAGCGGCACTCGAAGAAGTACTGCTGCCCTCGCTCAATCATGAACACCTATCAGCCGAGAATTCAACCTTCCCAAAGACCGAGAAGAACCGACACAAACCTGCATTAAGCCACGGATGA
- a CDS encoding DegT/DnrJ/EryC1/StrS family aminotransferase has protein sequence MATDLKQPVKKMDLPSDQDYTGREMGDEEMLLLGEAIASGTLTSTKGKFVKKLEEQFAKYVGMDKCYAVNSGTGGLHTAIAAIDPEPGDEIITTSITDMGGLTPIIYQSAIPVFADVDPLTYNVTPESIEAVISERTKAIMVTHLFGNPCRMNEIMEIARSRNIPVIEDCAQAFGATIDSKMIGTFGDIGCFSLQQGKHITSGEGGLVVSNDEALARRMYLFINKAWGYGDPKPDHYFLALNYRMNELTGAVALAQLQKLADFVERRTAIAAAMTEGLADLPGVHPPAVDPGMKHTYWKYCLRVESDKLEGGLDELAKRLKDRGIFCGPRYIQKPAFECEVLRDQRTFGNSRFPFTLARPEAVDYSREKFPGTYEALANVLVLALNEKYESQHVDYVVQNIREVTHEIAL, from the coding sequence GTGGCAACTGATTTGAAGCAACCTGTGAAGAAGATGGATCTGCCTTCGGACCAAGACTACACCGGACGCGAGATGGGCGACGAGGAAATGCTCCTCTTGGGTGAAGCGATCGCCAGTGGAACGCTCACTAGCACCAAAGGCAAGTTCGTCAAAAAGCTTGAGGAACAGTTTGCCAAGTATGTCGGCATGGACAAGTGCTATGCCGTGAACTCGGGGACCGGCGGCCTGCACACAGCTATCGCCGCGATTGATCCCGAGCCGGGTGACGAGATCATCACGACTTCGATCACCGACATGGGGGGGCTGACGCCAATCATTTATCAGTCGGCGATCCCCGTCTTTGCTGACGTTGACCCTCTCACCTACAACGTCACGCCCGAGTCGATCGAGGCCGTGATTAGCGAGCGGACCAAGGCCATCATGGTCACGCATCTGTTCGGTAATCCCTGCCGAATGAATGAGATCATGGAAATCGCTCGCAGTCGCAATATCCCCGTGATCGAAGATTGTGCCCAAGCCTTTGGGGCAACCATCGATAGCAAGATGATTGGCACCTTCGGCGACATCGGTTGTTTTAGCCTCCAGCAGGGGAAGCATATCACCTCGGGTGAAGGCGGCCTGGTTGTTTCCAACGATGAAGCCCTGGCGCGACGGATGTACTTGTTCATCAACAAGGCGTGGGGTTATGGCGATCCGAAGCCAGATCATTACTTCTTGGCTCTGAACTATCGTATGAACGAGTTGACGGGAGCGGTCGCGCTAGCGCAATTGCAAAAACTGGCTGACTTTGTCGAACGACGCACAGCCATCGCTGCGGCAATGACCGAAGGTCTCGCTGACTTGCCAGGGGTTCATCCTCCGGCGGTTGACCCTGGCATGAAGCACACCTACTGGAAGTACTGCCTGCGGGTCGAAAGCGATAAGCTTGAAGGCGGACTCGATGAGCTCGCAAAGCGACTCAAGGATCGCGGTATTTTCTGCGGTCCTCGCTACATTCAAAAGCCGGCTTTCGAGTGCGAAGTGTTGCGAGATCAGCGTACTTTCGGGAACAGCCGATTCCCCTTCACGCTAGCCCGCCCTGAGGCGGTTGACTACAGCCGTGAAAAGTTCCCCGGGACTTATGAGGCGTTGGCGAATGTGTTGGTGCTGGCACTGAATGAGAAGTACGAGTCTCAGCACGTTGACTACGTCGTGCAAAACATCCGCGAAGTGACGCACGAAATCGCTTTGTAA
- a CDS encoding WecB/TagA/CpsF family glycosyltransferase: MIDQGKHNVLGIDVSAVDYDGAVDRIVEAARNRQPLAVSALAVHGVMTGVSDPEHRYRLNQFDLICPDGQPVRWALKGLHGVGLADRVYGPRLMLETCEAAAENGLPIFLFGGSEELLDKLQTELRKKFPELQIAGRRASKFRKLDSVEWEELVEEVNNSGASVLFVGLGCPRQEVFTYEIRDAVSMPTLAVGAAFNFHAGDLPQAPPRMQRLGLEWLYRLIQEPRRLWRRYLLLNPAYVSLLALQKLGVYSVQRDNLQPPQNQVLYG; this comes from the coding sequence ATGATCGATCAAGGGAAGCACAATGTTCTGGGAATCGATGTCAGCGCTGTCGACTACGACGGTGCGGTCGATCGCATCGTTGAGGCGGCACGCAACCGACAGCCATTGGCGGTTTCCGCCCTGGCGGTGCACGGCGTGATGACTGGGGTTTCCGATCCAGAGCATCGTTACCGCTTGAATCAGTTCGATTTGATTTGCCCGGATGGGCAGCCGGTTCGCTGGGCACTCAAGGGGCTGCATGGGGTCGGGCTCGCCGATCGGGTTTATGGCCCTCGCCTCATGCTAGAAACTTGCGAAGCAGCGGCTGAGAACGGCTTGCCAATCTTTCTGTTTGGTGGCAGCGAGGAACTGCTCGACAAGCTACAGACAGAGTTGCGGAAGAAGTTCCCTGAGTTGCAAATTGCTGGTCGCAGGGCTTCGAAGTTTCGCAAACTAGACTCCGTCGAGTGGGAAGAGCTGGTTGAAGAGGTCAACAACAGCGGTGCTTCGGTACTGTTTGTCGGCCTCGGCTGCCCTCGCCAGGAAGTGTTCACTTACGAGATCCGCGATGCGGTCTCCATGCCAACGTTAGCGGTTGGTGCTGCGTTCAACTTCCATGCCGGAGACCTACCACAGGCTCCTCCTCGAATGCAGCGGCTCGGCTTGGAATGGCTCTATCGCCTCATTCAGGAACCGCGTCGCCTGTGGCGTCGCTACTTACTGCTGAACCCCGCGTACGTCTCGTTGCTGGCACTGCAGAAGCTAGGAGTCTACAGCGTGCAGCGCGACAACCTCCAACCTCCCCAGAATCAGGTTTTGTACGGCTAA
- a CDS encoding Gfo/Idh/MocA family oxidoreductase, with protein MSEAQTPVRFGLVGAGAIAQAYAQAFAISDQVKLVAVADCRIEAAEALAETAGAASFPSVETMVEEMDLDAVIVSTPPVTHDEVCKVLFNRGINVLCEKPLAIDSETAGEMAKQAQEAGVIFTMASKFRYVADVAQAKSIIASGVLGEVVLFENVFTGRVDMTHRWNSDPTISGGGVLIDNGTHSVDITRYFLGELTEIQAMEGNRIQELPVEDTAKMFVRGKSGVVASIDLSWSVSKELPYFIAVYGSAGTLLVGWQESKYRRSSDKEWTVFGKGYQKVAAFQRQLENFAGAIRGTESLLVEPADALASVSVIEAAYRSLAKGDWEPIAESSATPVTA; from the coding sequence ATGAGTGAAGCTCAAACCCCTGTCCGTTTCGGACTCGTCGGAGCAGGCGCGATTGCGCAGGCCTACGCTCAGGCGTTTGCCATTTCAGATCAGGTGAAACTGGTCGCGGTCGCCGATTGTCGGATCGAAGCTGCAGAAGCTCTGGCGGAAACTGCCGGAGCTGCATCTTTCCCAAGCGTTGAGACAATGGTCGAAGAGATGGATCTCGATGCGGTCATCGTTTCCACACCACCGGTAACGCACGATGAAGTCTGCAAGGTGCTTTTCAACCGCGGCATCAATGTGCTGTGCGAGAAGCCACTGGCCATCGATTCAGAAACTGCAGGCGAAATGGCGAAGCAGGCCCAAGAAGCTGGAGTCATTTTCACAATGGCTTCGAAGTTTCGATATGTCGCTGACGTTGCTCAAGCGAAGTCGATCATCGCCTCGGGAGTTCTCGGCGAGGTAGTGCTTTTTGAGAATGTATTTACCGGTCGCGTAGATATGACCCATCGCTGGAACTCCGATCCGACCATTTCCGGCGGTGGAGTACTGATTGATAACGGTACGCACTCCGTGGATATCACCCGGTACTTCCTAGGTGAGTTGACCGAGATTCAGGCCATGGAAGGTAACCGGATTCAAGAACTTCCCGTCGAGGATACCGCCAAGATGTTCGTCCGCGGCAAGAGCGGCGTCGTGGCGAGCATTGATCTCTCCTGGAGTGTCAGTAAAGAGTTGCCCTACTTTATTGCCGTCTACGGCAGTGCCGGCACGCTACTCGTCGGTTGGCAGGAGTCGAAGTACCGACGCAGCAGTGACAAAGAGTGGACTGTGTTCGGCAAGGGTTACCAGAAGGTTGCAGCTTTTCAGCGACAACTTGAAAACTTCGCTGGGGCCATTCGTGGTACGGAATCACTTCTCGTCGAACCAGCAGACGCCTTGGCATCGGTGAGTGTGATCGAAGCCGCCTACCGTTCGCTCGCTAAAGGTGACTGGGAGCCGATCGCGGAGTCCTCAGCAACACCGGTAACTGCCTAA